One part of the Bacteroidia bacterium genome encodes these proteins:
- a CDS encoding DUF4197 domain-containing protein: MKRIIILSLSLSLFVFTSCKELLQVVETVAASTEPSLGEMSSGLKEALTKGAGFAVQTLNKDGGYFNDPLVKIPFPQEAQFAANALRDIGLGNVVDNFEKKLNEGAEKGAALALPIFKNAIREMSFADVKNILLGGENAATNYFRDKTLTQLSSAFSPHVKKSLDEVNATQLWTDLTTRYNRIPLVRKKVETDIVKYATGKALDGLFLKLADEEKKIRENPIARTSDLLKKVFGYAEQQKSGNG, translated from the coding sequence ATGAAAAGAATCATCATATTAAGTCTAAGTTTAAGCCTTTTCGTCTTCACTTCCTGTAAAGAATTATTGCAAGTGGTTGAGACAGTGGCTGCCTCTACTGAACCAAGTTTGGGAGAAATGAGTTCCGGTTTGAAAGAAGCCCTCACCAAAGGTGCTGGTTTCGCCGTTCAAACCCTCAATAAAGATGGCGGATATTTCAATGATCCCCTGGTAAAAATCCCTTTTCCTCAGGAAGCCCAATTTGCTGCCAATGCCCTGAGAGATATTGGTCTGGGAAATGTCGTGGACAACTTCGAAAAGAAGCTCAATGAAGGAGCTGAAAAAGGAGCCGCTTTAGCTCTTCCCATTTTCAAAAATGCCATACGGGAGATGAGCTTTGCTGATGTGAAGAACATTCTGCTAGGGGGAGAAAATGCAGCTACTAATTATTTCCGGGATAAAACGCTTACGCAATTGTCAAGTGCTTTCTCTCCACATGTAAAAAAGTCATTGGATGAGGTAAATGCCACCCAGTTGTGGACGGATCTCACGACCCGCTACAATCGGATTCCTTTGGTGCGTAAGAAAGTTGAAACCGATATTGTAAAGTATGCTACAGGTAAAGCCCTGGATGGACTTTTCCTCAAATTGGCTGATGAGGAGAAAAAGATCAGAGAAAATCCCATTGCCAGAACTTCTGATTTGTTGAAAAAGGTATTTGGATATGCCGAGCAGCAGAAAAGTGGAAATGGATGA
- a CDS encoding ribosomal protein L7/L12, producing the protein MKMLKSLTLISALLILTTALMAQVSEGVQAYAKKESGNALTITLEGQPKNVAEVLNRKFKAETNSKGKAMRGIKSLSGGMKTFTGVRYSAISGSTMDYTYRVEKAKGTKDHSVVHIWMSTGNNNFIDSGSYPDEIDYAMDMMEGLQHEVSVYEFELMIEEQEKVASNAVKTHDRLVKDSIKLEDQLAKLLDQIEQNKADRAAQLIAISQEEQKLADFRVDFEELRTGIRPEESINIDEVARKDEMERTTDEVEEMKEEKTKKVESNKEKNKEDNSRELYRSQESFEVMLLDAGDSKFNVIKEIKSITGMSMGEAKKMVDGLEDGPVTIKKGISADEAEVLKEILEEAGAKVEIN; encoded by the coding sequence ATGAAAATGCTTAAATCCCTTACACTTATCAGTGCCCTGCTGATTCTTACTACTGCCTTGATGGCTCAGGTATCAGAAGGCGTACAGGCTTATGCCAAAAAAGAATCTGGTAATGCCCTTACCATCACCCTGGAAGGCCAGCCAAAAAATGTAGCAGAAGTACTCAATAGAAAATTTAAAGCAGAAACGAATAGCAAAGGTAAGGCTATGCGAGGCATTAAAAGCCTGAGTGGTGGGATGAAAACCTTTACGGGAGTGCGCTATAGTGCGATTTCAGGCTCCACCATGGATTATACATATAGAGTAGAGAAAGCCAAAGGAACCAAAGATCATTCTGTTGTCCATATTTGGATGTCTACTGGTAATAATAACTTCATTGATTCCGGATCTTATCCTGATGAAATTGATTATGCAATGGACATGATGGAAGGTCTACAGCATGAAGTATCGGTTTATGAATTCGAATTGATGATTGAGGAGCAGGAAAAAGTAGCGAGTAATGCAGTTAAGACTCATGATAGACTGGTAAAAGATTCTATCAAACTGGAAGATCAGCTGGCAAAGCTGTTGGATCAGATTGAACAAAATAAAGCAGACCGCGCTGCACAGCTGATTGCCATTTCTCAGGAAGAGCAGAAGCTGGCTGATTTCAGGGTAGATTTTGAAGAATTGAGAACGGGTATCAGACCTGAAGAGTCGATCAATATTGATGAAGTAGCGAGAAAGGATGAGATGGAGCGTACCACAGATGAGGTAGAAGAGATGAAAGAGGAGAAAACAAAGAAAGTTGAATCCAATAAAGAGAAGAATAAAGAAGATAATTCCAGAGAGCTTTACAGAAGCCAGGAGAGTTTCGAAGTCATGTTGTTGGACGCTGGAGATTCTAAATTTAATGTGATAAAAGAAATAAAATCGATTACGGGCATGAGTATGGGAGAAGCCAAGAAAATGGTAGATGGATTGGAAGATGGACCTGTAACGATAAAGAAAGGTATTAGCGCTGATGAGGCCGAAGTTCTGAAAGAAATTTTGGAAGAGGCTGGTGCCAAGGTAGAAATAAATTAA
- a CDS encoding PglZ domain-containing protein: MTNAKILWVDDEIDHLKGHMMFLRQKNFDVDSASNGIDALEMIQEATYDIVFLDEQMPGMDGLAVLAEIQQIKPNLPVIMVTKSEEEHIMEDALGAQITDYLIKPVKPTQIWLACKKVLENKKLITAKVNSGYQQDFRNIAMQFFEDNDFEDWKDIYKKLMYWEGKMEENEDKSMEEVLSTQLNEANANFGRFVARNYLDWLHTSDPNQKPLLSPDVIPQSVFPHLDGNYESVFFLLVDCLRFDQWKAFESLVSELFYVENEQSYYGILPTATQYSRNSIFSGLMPLEISKRYPKYWLNDDQEGGKNKFEGEFLQELISRHKLNIKHSYTKVIRNEDGKNLADNILNLMNNDLNVIVYNFIDLLSHSRTEMNIIRELAPNEAAYRSISRSWLEFSPLLSVLKTLSQRNVKVILTTDHGTVRVKRPSRIIGDKKTTTNLRYKQGRNLNYDEKSRYLFTVRKPSDAFLPQSNVSSTYVFAMEDYFFAYPNNYNYYVNYYRDTFQHGGISLEEMIIPLIELSPKNR; the protein is encoded by the coding sequence ATGACCAATGCAAAAATACTCTGGGTAGATGATGAAATCGACCACCTGAAAGGACATATGATGTTCTTGCGGCAGAAAAACTTTGATGTAGATTCTGCCAGTAATGGGATCGATGCCTTAGAGATGATACAGGAAGCTACCTATGATATAGTATTTTTGGACGAACAAATGCCCGGAATGGATGGCCTCGCGGTTTTAGCCGAGATCCAGCAGATCAAACCCAATCTGCCGGTGATTATGGTGACCAAGTCGGAAGAGGAACATATCATGGAAGATGCTCTCGGCGCTCAGATTACAGATTATCTGATCAAGCCGGTCAAGCCTACCCAGATTTGGTTGGCCTGCAAGAAAGTACTGGAAAATAAAAAACTGATCACTGCCAAGGTAAATTCTGGCTATCAGCAGGATTTTAGAAATATCGCCATGCAGTTTTTCGAAGATAATGACTTTGAAGACTGGAAAGATATCTATAAGAAATTGATGTACTGGGAAGGGAAGATGGAAGAAAATGAGGACAAAAGTATGGAAGAGGTCCTCTCAACCCAGTTAAATGAAGCAAATGCCAACTTTGGGCGTTTTGTTGCTCGCAATTACCTGGATTGGTTGCATACTTCTGATCCCAATCAAAAGCCCCTGCTTTCTCCGGATGTAATCCCTCAATCAGTATTTCCACATTTAGATGGGAATTATGAAAGCGTATTCTTCCTTCTGGTAGATTGTTTGCGTTTTGACCAGTGGAAAGCTTTTGAAAGCCTCGTTTCGGAATTGTTCTATGTAGAAAATGAGCAATCCTATTACGGGATTTTGCCTACCGCGACTCAATATTCAAGAAATTCGATTTTCTCCGGTCTTATGCCCCTGGAGATTTCCAAAAGATATCCCAAATACTGGTTGAATGATGATCAGGAAGGGGGGAAGAATAAATTCGAAGGAGAATTTTTGCAAGAATTAATTTCCCGTCATAAGCTGAATATCAAACACAGCTATACCAAAGTCATTAGAAATGAAGATGGGAAAAATCTGGCAGACAATATTCTCAATCTGATGAACAATGACCTCAATGTCATTGTCTACAACTTTATTGATCTGCTGTCACATTCGCGTACCGAAATGAATATCATACGCGAATTGGCCCCGAATGAAGCTGCTTACCGCTCCATCTCTCGTTCCTGGCTGGAATTCTCTCCTCTTTTGAGCGTGTTGAAAACCCTCAGCCAGCGCAATGTCAAAGTGATCCTTACTACGGATCACGGAACCGTCAGGGTTAAGAGGCCTAGCCGGATCATCGGGGATAAAAAGACGACCACCAATCTCAGATATAAGCAGGGAAGAAACCTCAATTATGATGAGAAATCGCGTTATCTGTTTACCGTTCGTAAACCTTCAGATGCCTTTCTCCCTCAATCCAATGTAAGTTCGACCTATGTCTTTGCCATGGAGGACTATTTCTTCGCTTATCCCAACAATTATAATTACTATGTGAATTATTATCGGGATACCTTTCAGCATGGAGGAATAAGCCTGGAAGAAATGATCATTCCATTGATAGAACTTTCTCCCAAGAATAGATAA
- the tsaE gene encoding tRNA (adenosine(37)-N6)-threonylcarbamoyltransferase complex ATPase subunit type 1 TsaE: protein MLQKSFLSQSESDNPAIAEKILHACKNVRVFAFYGELGAGKTTIIKAFCRFLGVKEAVSSPTFSLIHEYWTEDSAVYHLDLYRIKSEQEAFDIGCEEYFYSGSYVFIEWPQRIPNLLPSEAALLEISIISENKRKIDLSYQANGED, encoded by the coding sequence GTGCTGCAAAAAAGCTTTCTAAGTCAATCAGAATCAGACAACCCGGCGATCGCTGAAAAGATTCTGCATGCTTGTAAAAATGTGAGAGTTTTTGCATTTTACGGAGAGCTGGGAGCCGGGAAAACCACCATTATCAAGGCTTTTTGTAGGTTCCTGGGCGTTAAAGAAGCGGTAAGCAGTCCTACCTTTAGTCTGATCCATGAGTATTGGACCGAAGATTCAGCCGTTTATCATTTGGATCTTTATCGGATTAAATCTGAGCAAGAAGCATTTGATATAGGTTGTGAGGAATACTTTTATTCAGGTTCTTACGTCTTTATCGAATGGCCCCAAAGAATACCAAATTTACTCCCTTCAGAAGCTGCTCTACTGGAGATTAGCATTATTTCAGAAAACAAGAGAAAGATTGATTTAAGTTATCAGGCAAATGGGGAAGATTGA
- a CDS encoding DUF255 domain-containing protein → MFHFSRRNNQHWNARLGGKSNLINASFLKKKVSWIILISLLSCTAQQLRNKNVAEEDNFNSLIQENSHFLRQYAQNPVNWNPWSDEILEDARSSNKLIFLSIGYFGSQLSHNMEKETFRDSVFVQTLNDNMIPILVDRDERPDIAAYFSRFCEFFNEKSCSFPLNIILLPDRKPLFAASSLRPEIWTDIASRYSSLYDLEREEALELGRTLDDKMFDFYHPENYRANARMPRISLYETFQSLRNEIYQQRFLNDAKAVNVNPDLLNFLATYTTLDTRLEPARLLEEQLDKWAMGGTYDHLGGGFFLRSKDPNSYFPDFEKLLIDNARKLELYANAFHLTRKRHYEQIMYESIESIERDFKMDNGSYLSSWDSYSEGEEGRYYLWSHIEIDAELGVETELFKRTYNVSRQGNWKERENVLFRKLKDAQLAYGYRIRTLEFQSELETLREKMLDARQKRVKPDRDPKQICSWNARLIQAYIKAYKSTGDEKILSYAKRMIGALEEQNYAEFPRLNHINKQEQNEEFLEDYAQMILAYIDLHQVSFDERYLRKAVELSTHSLSRFYSSTRQLFYYSYGGEDLSRVPFVEMEDGIMRNGNALMCEALYKLGLIMDKAVYLRTAEDMLMHAAPLLLENPLQYQSWLKPYILMEESNHLIVLRSEDKQQLRKELEHYYVPNLLFREDFPDGYRYERDGGREGYYICKGRNCKGPFEDPAELLDNL, encoded by the coding sequence ATGTTTCATTTTTCAAGGAGAAATAATCAGCATTGGAATGCACGTTTGGGGGGAAAATCAAATCTGATCAATGCTTCCTTTCTTAAAAAGAAAGTTTCGTGGATCATATTAATTAGCCTCCTGTCCTGCACAGCCCAGCAACTTCGAAACAAGAATGTTGCGGAAGAGGATAATTTTAACTCCCTCATACAAGAAAATAGCCATTTTCTCCGGCAATATGCGCAAAATCCTGTAAACTGGAATCCCTGGTCAGATGAAATCCTTGAGGATGCACGCTCATCGAATAAATTGATCTTCCTGAGCATCGGATACTTTGGCAGCCAACTTTCTCATAATATGGAGAAAGAGACCTTCCGCGACTCTGTATTTGTGCAAACCCTCAATGACAATATGATCCCCATTCTAGTGGATCGCGATGAACGGCCTGACATTGCTGCATATTTCAGCAGATTTTGCGAATTTTTTAATGAAAAGAGCTGTTCTTTCCCCCTGAATATAATCCTCCTACCGGATAGAAAACCTTTATTTGCAGCCTCATCCCTGCGGCCGGAAATCTGGACGGACATAGCATCCCGATACAGTAGTTTGTATGACTTGGAAAGAGAAGAAGCCCTGGAACTGGGAAGAACCCTCGATGATAAGATGTTTGACTTCTATCATCCGGAAAATTATCGAGCAAATGCCCGTATGCCTCGCATCTCCCTCTATGAGACTTTCCAAAGTCTCCGGAATGAGATATATCAACAAAGATTCCTCAATGACGCCAAGGCCGTCAATGTAAACCCCGATTTATTAAACTTCCTGGCGACCTATACGACTTTGGATACACGTCTGGAACCTGCTCGTTTGTTGGAAGAACAATTGGATAAATGGGCCATGGGCGGAACCTATGATCATCTCGGCGGAGGATTTTTTCTCAGGAGCAAAGATCCCAATTCCTATTTTCCTGATTTTGAGAAACTCCTGATAGATAATGCCCGCAAACTTGAACTATATGCCAATGCTTTTCATCTGACCCGCAAGCGCCATTATGAGCAAATCATGTATGAAAGTATCGAAAGCATAGAGCGGGATTTTAAAATGGACAATGGTTCCTATCTCAGCAGTTGGGATTCATATAGTGAAGGGGAAGAGGGACGTTATTATTTGTGGTCTCATATCGAGATAGACGCCGAATTGGGAGTAGAAACTGAGCTTTTCAAAAGGACCTATAATGTGAGTCGGCAAGGCAATTGGAAGGAACGGGAAAATGTGCTCTTCCGCAAACTTAAGGATGCTCAACTGGCCTATGGGTATCGAATCAGGACCCTTGAATTTCAATCTGAACTTGAGACCCTGAGGGAGAAGATGCTGGATGCTCGTCAAAAGCGGGTAAAACCGGATCGGGACCCTAAACAAATTTGTAGTTGGAATGCCAGACTCATACAAGCCTATATAAAGGCCTACAAGAGCACTGGTGATGAAAAGATATTATCCTATGCCAAACGCATGATCGGGGCTTTGGAAGAGCAGAACTATGCTGAATTTCCTCGCTTGAATCACATCAATAAGCAAGAGCAGAACGAGGAATTTCTGGAGGATTATGCCCAAATGATTCTGGCTTATATCGACCTTCATCAAGTCAGCTTTGACGAACGCTATTTGAGGAAGGCAGTAGAATTGAGTACCCATTCCCTGAGTCGCTTTTATTCTTCCACCCGCCAATTGTTCTATTATTCCTATGGCGGAGAAGATCTAAGTCGGGTTCCTTTTGTGGAAATGGAAGATGGAATCATGCGCAATGGTAATGCCCTCATGTGCGAAGCCCTTTACAAATTGGGACTGATCATGGATAAAGCGGTTTACTTGCGTACGGCTGAAGATATGTTGATGCATGCCGCCCCTCTCTTACTCGAAAACCCACTTCAGTATCAAAGCTGGTTGAAGCCTTATATCCTCATGGAAGAATCGAACCATCTCATCGTATTGCGTTCGGAAGATAAGCAGCAATTGCGGAAAGAGCTGGAACACTATTATGTGCCCAACCTTCTATTCAGGGAGGACTTTCCTGATGGCTATCGTTATGAGAGAGACGGAGGCAGAGAGGGCTATTATATATGCAAAGGGAGAAATTGTAAGGGGCCTTTTGAAGATCCGGCCGAATTACTAGATAACCTATAA
- a CDS encoding serine hydrolase domain-containing protein, which translates to MSRPLNIFLLIFLLPFFLSAQSEKLDKIEEVFKNKIQGEVPGAALGIVKDGKIIYERYLGYANLEHQIPVDANTRFNIASTAKQFTALCILQLKLDGKLDLEDDFRKYLPGFYEDIEHPITIASMLTHSSGIRDYSDLLSVEGDPWWKRVGYGNKEVLQLLKAQKELNFEPGKDYSYSNSNYTLLSEIVAKLSGKSFLEYSSELFEKLGMPHSQYCDNYMAVIPHKSLPYNDWGNGKWQQYPMVVDLNGDGFLFTTLKDQLAWETFLQTEAENPLASLSQETVPSSEIKSYGYGLELESYKGLKMRAHEGATGSYNSQVLRFPEQKISVFMMSNNGNFWSYGVAREVADIMLDLESETAATQDFYPDTEKESVLKAQEIQGKYTSESGSYVEVRMEGNDLMWKRYNSNPVRLLSVGGDLYDWERDIRNKIHFRKDQQNSYLDIYYPGNDVVTYSMIEEESIPETYVAALEGRYVSKELKTDLTIQLSAEEGFSLIIDGDTISASILFKDHLAANSYRFSPGYDRFGRVTEILLDYGRNKNIRYTRKHKAKFPRTLKTDDGGEIIIATTSESYGKGKGDILLSKSGADGNEDWFKTFGGTSYEQASSFIRTKDNGYLIVGSTSSYGKGNYEVYLIKTDSEGKKKWERYFGDEYNEYGLTAKQLENGAYEVLATKQICDNHQFDNCHKYIWRLEVDDRGNLLRDDLLEEIWE; encoded by the coding sequence ATGTCAAGACCGCTAAACATCTTTTTACTTATTTTCCTCCTGCCTTTCTTCCTCTCCGCACAGAGTGAGAAGCTGGATAAAATCGAAGAAGTATTTAAGAACAAGATCCAGGGAGAAGTTCCCGGAGCTGCTTTGGGAATCGTCAAAGATGGCAAGATCATCTATGAGAGATACCTGGGATATGCCAATTTGGAGCATCAAATTCCAGTAGACGCAAACACACGATTTAATATTGCTTCTACAGCAAAGCAATTCACAGCCCTTTGTATCCTCCAACTTAAATTGGATGGGAAACTGGACCTGGAAGATGATTTCCGCAAATATTTACCTGGATTTTATGAAGATATAGAGCATCCGATCACCATTGCCTCTATGCTTACCCATAGTAGTGGAATCAGAGATTATTCTGACCTGCTGAGTGTAGAAGGTGATCCCTGGTGGAAGCGAGTTGGATACGGGAATAAAGAAGTGCTTCAGCTCTTGAAGGCTCAAAAAGAGCTAAACTTTGAGCCGGGTAAGGATTACTCTTACAGCAATTCCAATTATACCCTACTGAGTGAAATAGTAGCAAAGTTAAGTGGCAAAAGTTTCCTTGAATACTCCAGTGAGCTTTTCGAGAAACTCGGCATGCCCCATAGCCAATATTGTGATAATTATATGGCAGTAATTCCACATAAGAGCCTCCCATACAATGATTGGGGAAATGGGAAATGGCAACAATATCCTATGGTGGTTGATCTAAATGGTGATGGTTTCCTTTTCACAACCTTAAAAGATCAATTAGCCTGGGAAACATTCCTGCAAACAGAGGCTGAAAATCCCCTGGCCAGCTTAAGCCAGGAAACCGTCCCTTCCAGTGAGATAAAGAGCTATGGATACGGATTGGAACTGGAAAGCTATAAAGGCTTAAAAATGCGCGCACACGAAGGAGCTACCGGCTCTTACAATTCTCAGGTCCTCCGCTTTCCTGAGCAGAAGATCAGTGTATTTATGATGAGCAATAATGGTAATTTCTGGAGCTATGGAGTGGCCAGAGAAGTAGCTGACATTATGTTGGATCTGGAAAGTGAAACCGCGGCTACACAGGATTTTTATCCCGATACAGAAAAGGAATCTGTACTTAAGGCACAAGAAATTCAAGGAAAATATACTTCTGAAAGTGGTTCCTATGTGGAAGTCCGCATGGAAGGAAATGATCTTATGTGGAAGCGTTATAATTCTAATCCTGTAAGGCTCCTTTCTGTAGGGGGAGATTTGTATGATTGGGAAAGAGATATTCGAAATAAAATTCATTTCAGAAAAGACCAGCAAAACAGCTATTTGGATATCTATTATCCCGGAAACGATGTAGTAACCTACAGCATGATAGAAGAGGAAAGTATTCCTGAGACTTATGTTGCAGCTCTTGAAGGAAGATATGTCAGTAAAGAGCTCAAAACTGATCTAACAATACAGCTAAGTGCGGAAGAAGGCTTTAGCCTGATCATTGATGGAGATACCATCTCCGCATCCATACTTTTCAAAGATCATTTGGCAGCAAACAGTTATCGTTTTAGTCCGGGATATGATAGATTTGGACGGGTAACAGAAATCCTGCTGGATTATGGCCGTAATAAAAACATCCGCTATACCAGAAAGCATAAAGCTAAATTTCCCCGAACACTAAAGACAGATGATGGCGGAGAAATTATCATAGCAACCACTTCCGAATCATATGGAAAAGGCAAAGGAGACATTTTACTCAGCAAAAGTGGAGCAGATGGAAATGAAGATTGGTTCAAAACTTTTGGAGGGACAAGTTATGAGCAAGCGAGTTCATTTATCAGAACGAAAGACAATGGGTATTTGATCGTAGGCTCTACCTCTTCCTATGGCAAGGGAAATTATGAAGTTTACCTTATCAAGACTGATTCAGAGGGTAAGAAGAAATGGGAAAGGTATTTCGGAGACGAATACAATGAATACGGCCTTACAGCCAAACAATTAGAAAATGGAGCCTATGAGGTCCTGGCAACTAAACAGATCTGCGATAACCATCAATTTGATAATTGCCACAAATACATCTGGCGGCTGGAGGTAGATGATCGAGGGAATTTGCTCCGAGATGATTTGCTGGAAGAAATATGGGAATAA
- a CDS encoding alanine dehydrogenase translates to MGKIDMSIDRGFFSGVYSGYRAVPEELAVRKHQSKKSLRIGVPKELLFQENRVAITPMTVGVLVANGHQVYIEQGAGEGARYTDKDYSEAGAVVCYKVEDVFKQADFILKVSPLSSDEALLLRDNQTLISAVNLGSFSPEILNELIKKNITALGFEFYRSGDGSLPLVQMMSEIAGVSSIHIASELLTGNNDGQGMLLGGITGIPPAEVSIIGAGTVGFNAAQTAMGMGARVRIIDEEIYKLRRIEKELGINIYTSVAQGNYIREAVVSSDVVIGAAFKEGGRAPLVVTEDMVQEMKEGSVIIDVSIDQGGCVETSRPTTHDQPTFIKHGVIHYCVPNIASRVARTASIAISNIIGPLIVNIGESGGIDNLVKYNEGLKRGIYIYRRHLTKKSMASIFGMNMNYRDIDLLIASM, encoded by the coding sequence ATGGGGAAGATTGATATGTCCATAGATCGCGGCTTTTTTTCGGGTGTGTATTCCGGATACAGGGCAGTTCCTGAAGAACTGGCAGTAAGGAAGCACCAAAGCAAAAAGAGTTTGCGTATAGGGGTCCCTAAAGAGCTTCTATTTCAGGAAAATCGTGTAGCAATTACCCCCATGACAGTGGGAGTTCTGGTTGCCAATGGACATCAAGTCTATATTGAGCAAGGTGCAGGCGAAGGTGCCAGATATACTGATAAAGACTATTCGGAAGCTGGAGCAGTTGTTTGTTATAAAGTGGAGGATGTTTTTAAGCAGGCCGATTTTATCCTGAAGGTTTCTCCTTTGTCCTCTGATGAGGCATTACTGCTGCGCGATAATCAAACCCTCATATCTGCTGTCAATCTGGGCAGTTTTTCTCCGGAAATCTTAAATGAACTTATAAAAAAGAATATCACAGCCCTGGGCTTTGAATTCTACAGGAGTGGCGATGGCTCTTTGCCTTTGGTACAGATGATGTCCGAAATTGCCGGTGTTTCCTCTATACATATTGCATCTGAACTATTGACAGGCAATAATGATGGGCAGGGGATGTTGTTAGGAGGTATTACAGGCATCCCTCCCGCAGAGGTCTCTATTATTGGCGCAGGTACCGTGGGATTCAATGCTGCCCAAACGGCTATGGGCATGGGAGCAAGGGTGCGGATTATCGATGAAGAGATCTACAAACTCCGACGGATTGAAAAAGAACTAGGAATCAATATCTACACCTCTGTAGCCCAGGGTAATTATATTCGAGAAGCTGTGGTTTCTTCAGATGTGGTAATTGGTGCCGCATTCAAAGAAGGAGGACGTGCCCCTCTGGTGGTGACCGAGGATATGGTGCAGGAAATGAAAGAAGGCTCTGTGATCATTGATGTTTCCATCGACCAGGGCGGCTGTGTCGAAACCAGTCGGCCTACTACCCATGATCAACCCACCTTCATCAAACATGGAGTAATACATTATTGTGTGCCTAATATTGCTTCCCGGGTAGCCAGAACAGCTTCCATAGCGATTAGCAATATAATTGGACCTCTCATCGTCAACATCGGCGAAAGCGGAGGAATAGATAACCTCGTTAAATACAATGAAGGCCTCAAGCGAGGAATCTACATCTATCGTAGACATCTCACCAAAAAGAGCATGGCCAGTATTTTCGGGATGAATATGAATTATCGAGACATAGATTTGCTCATTGCATCTATGTAA
- a CDS encoding helix-turn-helix domain-containing protein, producing the protein MLFSFSPKSSTLLIFFVHGLVYAFLLLKKGFDDQNTPSKYLGTFLLLCVLYICPFMLGYAGWYSTRGHPDIMFFVPFQQLFLIGPIFYFYTQSLLNKSFKPAGKDFLHFLPAILYLIFSLIVFVTDKLILDEYYFYADGRDMDLDPWYQWAGLFSMLFYLILSLRYYRTYRNLAYQVTSYADAILFQWLQRFLLAFLLILILRILFFILNPEWGQFGNKYWYYICFSLLFYYIAINGYSSTIKSSLSFQTSFLHNEKVMLLDEKEKHEIKSLPATEDAKSGIEDLREWKQKLEDLMIRGNLYENPRLSLIDISAKLDTTPKQVSQIVNQGFQKNFNDFVNQFRTEALIQKLQNGDHQKQTLLSLALEVGFNSKSTFNRAFKKHSGLTPREFLQKLEDK; encoded by the coding sequence ATGCTCTTTAGTTTCAGCCCGAAAAGTTCAACCCTCCTGATCTTCTTTGTTCATGGACTGGTCTATGCTTTTCTCTTGCTAAAGAAAGGTTTTGATGATCAGAATACGCCCAGTAAGTACCTGGGAACCTTTTTATTGTTGTGTGTACTCTACATATGTCCCTTTATGTTGGGATATGCGGGTTGGTATTCGACGAGAGGGCATCCTGATATTATGTTTTTCGTTCCTTTTCAGCAGCTCTTTCTGATCGGACCTATTTTTTATTTCTATACCCAAAGCCTCTTAAATAAATCATTCAAACCTGCAGGAAAGGATTTTCTCCATTTCCTTCCAGCTATCCTTTACCTGATTTTCAGTCTCATTGTATTCGTTACGGATAAATTGATTCTGGATGAATATTATTTCTACGCGGATGGGCGAGATATGGACCTGGATCCCTGGTACCAATGGGCAGGACTTTTTTCCATGCTCTTTTATCTGATCCTTTCCCTCAGGTATTACAGGACTTATAGAAATCTCGCCTATCAGGTAACCAGTTATGCAGATGCCATCCTTTTCCAATGGCTACAAAGGTTTCTCCTGGCCTTTCTCCTCATTTTGATCCTCCGTATTCTGTTCTTCATTCTAAATCCTGAGTGGGGACAGTTTGGGAATAAGTATTGGTACTACATCTGCTTCTCTCTCCTATTCTATTATATAGCCATCAACGGCTATTCCAGTACCATCAAGAGTTCCCTTTCTTTCCAAACCTCCTTTCTGCATAATGAGAAAGTAATGCTCCTGGATGAAAAAGAAAAGCATGAGATCAAGTCTCTGCCCGCAACCGAAGACGCTAAATCGGGGATAGAGGATTTAAGGGAATGGAAGCAAAAGCTTGAAGACTTGATGATAAGAGGAAACCTCTATGAAAATCCGCGCTTATCCCTCATTGACATTTCCGCCAAACTCGATACGACTCCCAAGCAAGTTTCTCAGATTGTAAATCAGGGCTTCCAAAAAAATTTCAATGACTTCGTGAATCAATTTCGAACAGAAGCATTGATTCAAAAGCTCCAAAATGGCGATCATCAAAAACAAACCCTGCTTAGTTTGGCTTTAGAGGTTGGGTTTAATTCAAAGTCTACCTTCAATCGGGCCTTTAAAAAGCATAGCGGACTTACTCCTCGCGAATTTTTGCAAAAATTAGAGGACAAATAA